Proteins co-encoded in one Gossypium arboreum isolate Shixiya-1 chromosome 11, ASM2569848v2, whole genome shotgun sequence genomic window:
- the LOC108452274 gene encoding GLABRA2 expression modulator-like, translated as MEKMKKETEPKSSSTQSMAQEPNAKADPKNSDPEMDAEGFVIVPTTEPEKEKEKESQIQSEQSPNQAQSGLRNSVHPLDSGSPAADRDANMSAPNRYNPNLAQAPAMDSSSASFKEKMDIVRDAFWRWKRIMGEATKKAEDLAGNTWQHLKTSPSLAEAAMGRIAQGTKVLAEGGYEKIFRQTFETVPEEKLQDCFACYLSTSAGPVMGVLYVSTEKLAYCSDSPLSYKNGTQTEWSYYKVIIPLHQLKAINPSTSKVNASEKYIQVTSVDAHEFWFMGFLNYEGAVQCLKEVLQLNSLQSV; from the exons atggaaaaaatgaaGAAGGAAACCGAGCCAAAGTCCAGCTCAACGCAATCTATGGCTCAAGAACCGAATGCCAAAGCGGACCCGAAAAACTCGGATCCCGAAATGGACGCGGAGGGCTTTGTTATTGTGCCAACAACAGAGCcagagaaagagaaagagaaagagagtCAGATTCAAAGCGAGCAATCACCGAACCAAGCACAATCGGGATTGAGGAACTCGGTTCATCCATTGGATAGTGGATCGCCTGCTGCGGATCGCGACGCTAACATGTCCGCTCCTAACAGATACAATCCTAACCTTGCTCAGGCTCCCGCTATGGATTCTTCTTCGGCTTCTTTCAAAG AGAAGATGGATATAGTGAGGGATGCCTTTTGGAGATGGAAGAGGATAATGGGAGAAGCGACGAAGAAAGCCGAGGATCTTGCCGGAAACACGTGGCAACACt TAAAAACAAGCCCAAGTCTTGCTGAGGCTGCCATGGGAAGAATTGCTCAGGGAACAAAGGTTTTGGCTGAAGGTGGCTATGAGAAGATTTTTAGACAAACTTTTGAAACAGTTCCTGAAGAGAAACTTCAGGATTGTTTTGCATGTTACTTATCTACATCAGCTGGTCCTGTCATGGGAGTTCTATATGTATCTACAGAAAAGCTTGCATATTGCAGTGACAGTCCTCTTTCATATAAAAATGGTACCCAGACTGAATGGAGCTATTATAAG GTAATAATCCCATTACATCAACTAAAAGCAATTAATCCATCAACAAGCAAAGTGAATGCTTCTGAAAAGTACATCCAAGTTACCTCTGTTGATGCCCATGAATTTTGGTTCATGGGATTCTTAAACTACGAGGGTGCTGTTCAATGCCTAAAGGAAGTTTTGCAACTCAATAGTTTGCAATCCGTCTGA